The Deltaproteobacteria bacterium genome contains the following window.
GCGCGAACGGCAATGGCTTCTTCATAGGTGCGCCCATCTCCCATTACCCCGACAGAGCGCACCGGCAGCAATACGGCAAAGCTTTGCCACAACTTTTCGTATAAATTGGCAGCGCGAATTTCATCATTAATTATGGCATCGGCATGACGTACGACTTCTAATTTTTCGGCGGTAATTGGTCCTAAAATGCGTACGGCTAATCCTGGACCCGGAAAAGGTTGGCGCTGACATAAATGAGTCGGCAGACCAAGTTCAGCCCCAAGCAGACGCACCTCATCTTTAAATAGTTCGCGCAATGGTTCAATTAACTCAAGGTTCATGCGCTCTGGCAAGCCACCGACGTTGTGATGACTTTTAATAGTAACAGACGGCCCCCCTTTAGCGCTAACTGATTCGATTACATCAGGGTAAAGCGTGCCTTGAGCAAGATAGCGTGCGTTACCAATACGTTTAGCTTCAGCCTCAAATACGTTAATAAATTCAGCGCCAATAATTTTGCGTTTCTTCTCCGGATCGCTAACCCCAGCAAGTGCTTTAAGAAAACGTTCACGAGCATCGGCCACAATTAGAGGCACATGAAAAGCATGCTCAAAAAGCTCGCATACTTGGGCAGTTTCACCGCGGCGCACCAAACCATTGTCGACAAAAATACAAGCGACGCGATCCCCCAATGCACGTGCAAGCAAGGCGGCAACTACTGATGAATCTACTCCACCTGATAACCCACAAATAACACGTTCATTCTCGCCCACACGTTGACGGATTGCTTCAATTTGGGTGGTTAAAAAAGCGCCCATGGTCCAAATAGGCGCTAAATCACATACATTGAATAGAAAAGCCTCTATTATTTCAAGCCCACGAGGTGTATGGCTTACCTCTGGATGAAATTGCAAGCCCATGATTGGCTGGGTGCGATGAGCAATGGCTGCATATGGTGTGCTATCAGTGCTGGCAATCGCGACAAAATCGGCAGGCAATGCTTCAGTGCGATCACCATGACTCATCCAAACTTCAAAAGATTCGCCATCATTAAAAGCTTCTAATAATGCCTTACCAGCCTTACTGTCGGTTTTTTGACGTATTGCTTGAGCACGACCATATTCGCGATGTTGCGATGGAACTACTTTACCACCAAAATGCTGGGTTAATAGATGCTGGCCATAGCACAAACCTAAAATCGGCACTTGCATATCTAAAATTTTAGGGTCAGTTGTGGGTGCGTCTTGTTCATATACTGAAGAGGGACCACCACTAAGAATAATAGCCGCTGGTGCGAACTCAATTACTCTTGCTATACTAATGGTATTGGGATGAATTTCACAATAAACCCGCAGTTGACGCACGCGACGTGCAATCAGTTGAGTATATTGTGAACCAAAATCGATGATTAATACTTTTTGCATCGACATTTTACCTTTTACCTTTGTACCTTTTTACATACGATAATTGGGTGGTTCTTTAGTTACAGTTACATCGTGAACATGGCTTTCGTTTTTCCCAGCAGAGGTGATTCGACGAAAACGAGCTTTGCTATACAGGGTTGGCAAATCTTTAGCACCCACATATCCCATACCAGCACGTAAACCGCCAATGAGTTGCAGAATCATTGTAGCTAAGGCACCTTTATAAGGCACCATGCCTTCAACTCCTTCTGGCACTAGTTTTAAATTGCTAGCAGATTGTTCTTGAAAATATCGGTCAGCACTACCATCTTGCATAGCACCTAATGAGCCCATACCCCGATAAGATTTATAAGAACGACCTTGGTATAAAACAACTTCTCCTGGTGCTTCGTCAGTACCAGCAAAAAGACTACCTACCATTACTGTAGATGCGCCGGCTGCCAAGGCTTTGACAACATCACCAGAAAAACGAATACCACCATCTGCGATAATAGGAATATCATAAGGTTGGGCGGCACGAACACACTCTAAGATTGCTGAAAATTGCGGAACCCCAACACCTGCAACAACGCGTGTAGTGCAAATCGAACCCGGACCAATACCAACTTTTACGGCATTGACGCCAGCCTTAATTAACGCTTCAGTCGCTTGTGGCGTGGCAACATTGCCAGCAATCAAAGGTAATTCTGGATAATTGCGTTTGAATTCTTTAACCGTGTCGATCACGCCCTGACTATGTCCATGAGCAGTATCAATAACAATGACGTCAACACCTACATTAACTAACGCTTTTGCACGTTCAAGATTATCACTGCCAACACCAATGGCAGCCCCAACACGTAATCGTCCACGACTGTCTTTAGTTGCTGCTGGATGGCTTTCACTTTTCTCAATGTCTTTAATAGTGATCAGACCGCGCAAATGCATTTCGCTATCAACAACCGGAAGCTTTTCTATGCGATGTTTTTGCAGCAAGGCTTTTGCTGCTTTAAGATTAATGCCTTCAGAAGCGGTAATAACCTTTACGGTCATTACATCGCTCACCATAATATCGAGATTATCAACAAAACGAAGATCGCGATTGCTGACTATACCGACTAGTTTCTCGCCAGAAACAACAGGTATACCGCTTATTTCATGTTTACGCATTAACTCGCGCACATCAGCAACACGAGCATTAGGAGCAATAGTAATTGGGTCAACGATCATTCCAGATTCACTTTTTTTAACCCGTAATACTTCTTTGGCCTGTTCTTCGATCGACAAGTTTTTATGTATAAATCCCATCCCCCCTTCTCGTGCCAAAGCAATAGCCATACGGCTTTCAGTGACCGTATCCATTGCTGAGGAAACGATAGGAATACTCATTGATATTGGCAACGATCGCACTAAATGCGTATGTACGTTGGTTTCGCGCGGTAAAACATTTGAATGTTGCGGCTCTAACAAGACATCATCAAATGTTAAAGCCAATGGATAATCGAATGTAGCCGACATAATAGGCCTCCCAACAAGGTGGTCCTTTTACTCTGTTAATAATGATTTTGGCTACTGTTGATATAAAATCGGCAAAACTGTTTCGATCTCAATTTCGAGACCGAGATATACGCCAACAGCAGCACGAGCGTGATACGCTACTTCATTAAGTTGTGTCAAAACTCGACTATCAGTTATTGCTAATCCCAATATTTGTTCATCCCACGAAAAAGGCACAATTCTGAGGCGAAAAGCAATTTCGCGTGGCACCCGTTGAACAGCTTCTATTGCTGCTTTGTGTAAGCATCCTGCTGGTAATGCTGGGATATCTAAATGTTGGGATAGCATTTTTAAAAGTACATTGGGGTCAATATGACCTAGCTGCAACAGGCAAGTACCTAATAATCGGCCATTTTCGCGCTGGAGACGCAAAGCGTCGTATAATTGCGTTCGTGAAATAATTTCTTCACGAACCAGCATAGAACCTAAAGTTTCGA
Protein-coding sequences here:
- the guaA gene encoding glutamine-hydrolyzing GMP synthase; this encodes MSMQKVLIIDFGSQYTQLIARRVRQLRVYCEIHPNTISIARVIEFAPAAIILSGGPSSVYEQDAPTTDPKILDMQVPILGLCYGQHLLTQHFGGKVVPSQHREYGRAQAIRQKTDSKAGKALLEAFNDGESFEVWMSHGDRTEALPADFVAIASTDSTPYAAIAHRTQPIMGLQFHPEVSHTPRGLEIIEAFLFNVCDLAPIWTMGAFLTTQIEAIRQRVGENERVICGLSGGVDSSVVAALLARALGDRVACIFVDNGLVRRGETAQVCELFEHAFHVPLIVADARERFLKALAGVSDPEKKRKIIGAEFINVFEAEAKRIGNARYLAQGTLYPDVIESVSAKGGPSVTIKSHHNVGGLPERMNLELIEPLRELFKDEVRLLGAELGLPTHLCQRQPFPGPGLAVRILGPITAEKLEVVRHADAIINDEIRAANLYEKLWQSFAVLLPVRSVGVMGDGRTYEEAIAVRAVDSVDGMTADWARIPYEVLGRISNRIINEVHGVNRVVYDISSKPPATIEWE
- the guaB gene encoding IMP dehydrogenase encodes the protein MSATFDYPLALTFDDVLLEPQHSNVLPRETNVHTHLVRSLPISMSIPIVSSAMDTVTESRMAIALAREGGMGFIHKNLSIEEQAKEVLRVKKSESGMIVDPITIAPNARVADVRELMRKHEISGIPVVSGEKLVGIVSNRDLRFVDNLDIMVSDVMTVKVITASEGINLKAAKALLQKHRIEKLPVVDSEMHLRGLITIKDIEKSESHPAATKDSRGRLRVGAAIGVGSDNLERAKALVNVGVDVIVIDTAHGHSQGVIDTVKEFKRNYPELPLIAGNVATPQATEALIKAGVNAVKVGIGPGSICTTRVVAGVGVPQFSAILECVRAAQPYDIPIIADGGIRFSGDVVKALAAGASTVMVGSLFAGTDEAPGEVVLYQGRSYKSYRGMGSLGAMQDGSADRYFQEQSASNLKLVPEGVEGMVPYKGALATMILQLIGGLRAGMGYVGAKDLPTLYSKARFRRITSAGKNESHVHDVTVTKEPPNYRM